The stretch of DNA TTTGCTCCTTTGAATTTATACCTTAATACATTACTTTTGATATGCTGACTAGGATCAAAATGACACTGATGGCAAAAAGTGCAAGCGCTGCTTTAATTCATGTATACATACAGTTCTTGTAGGAATCTCTCTAAAACTACTTGACATTCTGTACCAGTGTGTACCACTGAGTAATAACTTTGCATAAAATGTTACTTTATATGTTGGCTTTTAATTTCACTGAACATCCCCTTGTCCTTTTAAtgctggagaaaaataaaactaaatactTCTGTCACAAGATTTCTTACTGGCACAATCCTAAAAATCCACTTAATAAAAAGTACCTGCCCTTTCTCAGATAGCAATACAGTATTGTCATATAGCCAAAGGAATTATATTTGtatcaaaagaaaaacatttatcaaaatatttgctttcagatttgtttactgtttattattttaatttacatcAGTTGCTGCTTGCAAAACTTCcagggaaataatttaaatttttttttttcttttcccactgcaTAGTAAACACAGCCTTCTTAGTATTTCAGAAGTATAGTACTATAGAAATGCTAGGGCCTGCTTCTGCTCCAAATGAAGTTAATGGGAAAACACCAACTGACTTTATTAAGAGTTAGGTCAGGCCTCAGATTTGCAGATTTTGAAATTTCATAGTTGAAAATTTTCTGGCTAATCCTCAGAACTGACTACTTCTACAACTATATAATATTTACAACTTTATTTACATGTACTTCTTTATTACAATATGTAATATCAATGTTCCTTGTAAAGGTtactattttaaagaaattagaCTGAAGTTATTGCCAATCAACCTTTTAATAAACTTAAGTGGGATGACTTTCAGAACTTTTCTCAACATACGATTCAGTTTTTATTCACTCCTGCTGTCTTTGACAATTACTTAACTACCTTAATTTCAAAGCCTTTTTCAGTGTAATAAAAATGTCCTTTTGGCAGAAGTTTATTGGTCCCATTTAAAATCACGTTCTGAAACATTCCTATACTGATGAGGACTCATTATTTTagcaatttttctgtttcaacaCAGTATATAAAGCCATGCCTCTCAACCGATCAACCTCAGTATGAAAGTGTAAGTGAGGTCAAACAGATTGCTCACCAAATCTTTGATCAAGTTGTCTGATCACATATAGACACAACTGTCTGAATTGTTGCATATGTTGTATAATGCTATCATACAAATTTAAGCATTTTCATTATTGACTGCTGCTTGTGTACGTATACATTAACTTGCTGGTCATAAAACTACAACAAAGGACAAGATATACAAATATTGAGTTAAGACCTCTAGTCTTGTCTATcccaaaattaagaaaaatctgTGTTCTTTATGACTGATCAACTCATGATTTTGTGCTTCAGTTATACACATTTCCAAAATTAAACTGTGAAGTTAATGTCAAATACTGTGTTGTAACTTTAAATATAACTGACATATTAGAACAGATAGATGGGTAATTATGATAAACTACACAATAGTGCTACTGCAGATAATATAATTTATCAATCCTGTGGTCCCCATCATTCATGCATTTACAGTTTGGGAATACAGTGACTGCAAAGGATAATAATTCATAATGGCTACATTCTCAGTACTTCATGCTAGCTCActagacaaaataaaaaaggttaaTTGTATaactggaaaaatgtaaaattttattCCAAGAAAATTAACAAGCTACACAGGTAAATTTTGGCAAATGCAACTTTATATTGAAATCCACACATCTGTATCTTAAAGAAGGAAAGACTCACAGACTCTAATGTATCTCTAAAATACTAAGAAATCATATTATATGCTTTCACAAGTTAaaacttaaataatttaaaacaaccAATACACCAAAATGTGCAGAAAATATAAACAAGACTGTGCCTTCAGTAGAATAAATGCTTCACAAATTGTGCAAGATATCATACTAAGGCTGCGGTCTCCCCATGACAGCTGTCTTAAAATATAAACATACATCAACTGTCTGTGTCTCCCAGAACAAACTAGAAAGGGCGGCACACCTAGGAAAGAAATCACATAATCCCAGTGATGTGCATATTGATTTTGGGAACCATTggagtaaaaaggaaaaaagaggactAAGTGATCTTTCATGCACTCCCAAATGACTGACCAGAGTTATTGATTCAATTTTCCTTGCTTATTTGCTTCAATGCTAAACAAAATGGAAGATACTAGATAACCCTTTAAGGCAACATGTGTTTATTCTGTATAATTATAACTGTTCAATTATGACTGGATATTATCATTAACGTTGCCTAACAGACTGATAtctagctttttaaaaaatataaataagagTCTATTAAACTTTATACCAAATCAGcaaaaaacacagaatacaATTAAATGTTAGTAATTTCACTGTTAAGGAAAATGGTAATTAGAAAGAGTAAtatatttggagaaaaaaaaacttaaagtCAAAATCTGAACAAAAATACTGCTTTGGAATGCTCCCCAAAACTTACTCACAAGGCAAACAGATTTGTAAGTGTGATAATCCAATAATGCATGGCACATCTTTAATCAGTTACAGTACTTgagtccccagttttcagtCTTTGCAAAATAATAATTGTATGAAATGTTTTAAAGGTCTTCAGATGTCTAAAATTAGTTTTATCAACACATTAACCTCATATCAACTTAATTTATTAAGATGTCCAATGCTAATCTTTTTGATGTTCTTATTTTATGTAGTGATATACACAGCATTTAGCACTGATACTTAGCACCTGCTACTTTCATAATCTAGATTTCAACCACATAAAGGAATTCAGGGCAGTAGTTCAGTCCTTTGTTCTTAATTACAAACCTTCAGCAGTGGTCAGCAGGAACATGTTTAGGTTTAAAACAGGATTAGAGGTGAGCTATTGCAAAGACTGCAGAATGTTGCCCAAATCCTTACAGCTGCTGACATCCCGTTCTTGATTTTCTCCTCAAGACATGGCTACAGGCCACAATTGCTTAGCAGAGAATGGTAGTGTTTCACAAGGCTAAAGATTTACAGATGCTCCCTCATATAACACAGTAAGGTTCCCTTGGTAACCTGGATTTTCTGCAGTAAAGAAGGGTTGTGCTGAAACAGCGCCTCAGCTCCCTGTTGGAGAAAATGCAGACAAAAGGATTGATTCCAGCTTGGGCAAAACTCATCCAGACAGCGGCCGTTAGAAATCCCCCAGGTACTACAGGCCCTCTTGCAAAAACTCTCCAGTAACAGGCTACCAAATAGGGACCCCACAAGGTCAGAAAGAGGAATGTCATGATGTAGAACATTCTGCTGATTCTCTTCTCCATTTTGAATTCATCTAAAACCAGTagcctcctcctgcctgtgGTGTTCGCGTTTTGCCTGATTCCCAACAAGGTTGGAGGTGTGGGACCCCTTCCAAATCCAGCCAGCCAATTAGCAGCTGCTTGACCACTCGCTCCAGGACCATGAAAAGTCCAGTTCTGGCTCACTGCTGCAACAAACTGGACTGGCTTCATTTTCCTGCGATCGTGAACAAAAAATATCAGCTTGAGGTAGACAAGCTGTGTGGCTAGGAGGATAAGGGCAAGAAGAAGCATAAATCCCAAGGAATCATTAGCCCTGAAGGAACGATGCTGGAAAGTGCATTGGTCTTCCTCCCTAATGAATGAGTAGGTGCCCACATCTAAAACTGGGGGGAAAGCCATGGCTACAGAGAGAGTCCACACCATACAGATAACAGCCAAACAAGTCCAGAAGGTCAGTCTTTTCGTATAAAAACGGTGGTGGGCAATAGCTAAGTATCTCGTGACGCTTATGCAGAATAACATGAAAGCAGTGTGAAAGCaggacaaaacccccaaaaaggCAATCACTTTGCAAGTAAGAGTCCCATACGTCCACGTAGAGCCATTTTTTACCGAGgtgaaaacaaaagggaaacaAATTGCAGATCTGAGGATATCTGAGCAGCAAAGATCCAACAGGAAGTAGTAAGGAGCTCTATGCAAGGTCTTATCTTTGACTAGCAAAATGGAGATCAGAAGGTTACCCACCACACTGACTCCTATTATGAAACCCAGTGAAGTCAGTTTCAGAAAAGCTGTTAAAGGAGAGAGATTTTGTAAAATGTTGTCAGCTGCATGGCTGTAGTTCGCcatagatggatggatgataTGTATATTGCCTCAGTCAAGTCTCATGATCTATATTtaagaacaaggaaaaaatagaTCCATACATCTTACTGAAAATGTAATCCACAAACAGAACTGATCTTGTGTCTAGTCATACAGTACATCCTCTTCTTTCTGATTTGTCATGCCatcaaaatatctgaaaaaaaattgagctATCAGTTCTTAAGTTAACACAAAATGATGTCAGAAAGTGCTAACAAAGATGTTAATTTATGGAGAACCAAATGAAGTTGTAAATTTGAGTactattgtttttttaaaaaaaaaatgaggcttttttttttctgactattTAGTATGATTGACTATTGGCAGATTTGGCATGTTACAGTTTCACGACTGACCAATGCCCCTTATATTTGGTAGCACATATAATTCCACAGTTAAAGCCTCAGAGATTTTATGAATCAAAAGATTCCCAGTTTGCAAGCCCAAGAGTTAATCATTgacatcttttttaaaaaacccccataGACTGCTGATGCTTTGACATTACCTACATTTATTTTATGGCTACAGTATTTGTCAATGTTTTTAGAGGCAACTGCTGTGTTGATATGGATCACACCCAAAGAAACCCTGCAGAATTTATGTTTTTTAACCCAAGTCACCAAAGCACATTAATCACACAGTGTTAGTTTATGCATTTTGTGAGAAACAGTATTCACtatccccctccctccctgctaTAAACCATAATTTTATCATTTAAGAGAAACAGGTATCTAGACAGTCGATAGCAGTATGCTTTAGGGTGTCGTCCCCCCGGCCTCCCCCCTCCTTTCCCCGTGCTTTAATGCAAATTGTTAAAGCCTCGACATAATTCATAATAAGCAACGGTCAGTGTAAATACTGAGCAAAAATAGGCAGCACAGCCAAGATATAATGCCCATCCTTTCGGGAGGGCTAGTTTTGGTTATGCTTAAATAAACACATAaattgttttttgggttttttttggggggtttgggtttttttggtttttttcaagcTAATTAGGGCTCCGCGATTCTCATTAATCCTCCCAGTGAATCGTACCAGAACACGTTTcatgcaataaaataaaataaagaacagtctgttgctgccttttttttttttccctcctggtttggttttgttttgtttttctttttttctccctccagagccagggacaggagccacaGCAGGCATGATCAGGCTCCTTCGTTATTCACACGAAGTGTTTCCTATGCCACCTCGGGTGTACAAAGGATATTCCCACTGAATCCCAGCAAAATCCTTGCATTCTTACCGTCCACAAAAGAGCCTGATTGCTGCTGTGTAAACAGAGGCTGATCAGATCATGGCATCGTTTTAAAACCATGAAATCAggctccccctcccccctcccgccagccccgccgctcccccTCCTCCGTGGAGCTGTCCCCGCGGCGGCCGGCCCTGCCTCCGCACACACAGCCCGCACGCTGTGCACCGCCACTGCTGCCACACTCACACCGCCGCTGACACACGCACTCACGGCCACAGCCGCTCCCCCACGCCCGGCCATGCAGGGCTGGACTGCGCCGCGCTGCAAGGCagcccgggtgccgctgcctgGCATCAGCCGCATCTGCCGGAGCCGTGCGAGAGCCCCCCGCGGCGGGGAGCTGGGGAGAGCGGAAGAGGCATTGTCTGTGAGGGCTTCCATCATGCCACTTCTTTGGAAATAAGCCCCGCACGCCTGAGCGGGAGAGCCCTCTCAGCACGCACCTGCAGCCGCGGCAGCCCtcggagcccccagcccctctcctcctaCCTGTTGGTGCCGGAGATCCCCAcatgccagagctgctccttcccgCCGACCGGCGGCTGCTTTACCCTGGCGATCCTTCCTATTCTTCTCTACCGTCACTcattcttcttctttctctcaatcctattcccttttcttttttcttttttttttttaatttcctttttttttttttttttttttttttttttttttttttttgcctcgGTGCCTTGGCTGAGGATCCAGTCAGTGGCTCGGGCGGCGCATGCTCGCCGCGCCTCCCCCCTGCGCGCCGAGCCCCGTCCTCCCCTGTCGCAGCGCCACAATCTCTCCCTGTAAcgcagcggcggcggccgccTCAATGAGGGCACGGCGGGCTCGGCggcggcagctgctgctgctgtctcagAGAGGGCACGGCAACCTCCGCGGCAGCAGCAGCGTCCTCAGTGGTGTGCAGGCAGCCCCGGCGGCAGCAGCCTTCTCAGTGAGGGGAAGGCAGCATCCTCAGTGACGGGAAGGCAGCCTCCTTGGCAGCACGTTCCCATCGCGATGTATAGCCGAGCTGGATTTATTGGCGAGCCTGGGCAAGCCAGTGaggaaagggaggggaaggaattAGGTCCTGCGCTCCTTGTTTATGCCTCTGGGCTCCCCCTCCCGCCCCACTCGCTTACAACGGGGGTCTGGAAGCGCCCGCCGCGCTGCGCGTCGCAGCCTGTCAGGAGAGGGACCGGGCGGTTTCTTCAGCTGCCGCTGCTTGATCCTCCCGCTGGTGGCTCGTTTTCCTTCCTCCCGATTCCCACCCGGTGAATTCCTTCTTCCTGACCCCCGAGCCAGGGAGGGCTCCTTTAACAAGTGCCGTTGTTCGCGGAGGGCGCATTCGCCGCGGGGCCGTGAGGACACCGCACCTTTCCCCCCGGCAGCCCGCGGAGCAGCTTCCCGACGCGCAGCCCGAAGCCGGCGCAGAGCTGTCAGCGCGCTCGCTGCATGGCGGCGGGGATGGATCTGGTGTCAGCCTGTTCCGTCCGCGGCAGGGCCGGCGTTCCCCCTCGGCGCgcagggcggcggcggcggccgccgcgGAGGAGCGCCCGCCCGAGCCGGCGGCCGGCGGGGATCGATCCCGAGCCGTCCCGATGATGTCATGCGGGCCGGtgggccggggcggcggcgccgggagGCGGCGGGCTGTGGCCTGGGCCGCCGCAGGGGCCTCCCGCCGGCCCCCGCACCCGCTGGCACTGACCCTCGCTGGTGCCACCGCGGCAAAAGCGGGAGGAAGCGGGAAGGGTTGGGATCCCTCCGCCCTCCCGCCTCTTCGGTTTGTATGGAAGTTTATCCGGGAGAAGTGGGAACACGAAAGCCGTGCCCCAAGAGTAATTGGCTTTGGCTGCAAggcagctgaggagcagcttGTTTTGGGTCGAGAGATTTGGATCCTGAGGAACTTCTTCGCTGGGAGCTTCCATTCAAGCCACAATAAATCCTTCTGTGGGACAGATTTATAGGGTTGATTCATAATGTGTGTCACATCTGTGAGCCCGTTAGTAGACTACAGGCATTTTTTAAGGCTGTCGTCagttttgggttctttttttttttttttttttttttttttgacgTTCACTATACGGCATTGGAATTGGTTGCCAAACCACAAAATTAGCTTCAGTAGTAGCCTGACCAAGCCTAGAGGTCTGCAACCACTGGAAAATACACTTATTTAAAACCAACATTGCAGTATTTTAACCATGTGACTTGTTTCAGATAAAATTTATTCTTGGGCAGAAAACTGACACAAAGCTTAGGTACCACACgatttaaaattcttttctgCAAATGTAATTATGAGGACATGATGGTGCCCATCTATGAGGTGGCAGGTGTTAGCTCAGTTTTGAAAAAACTGGCATTTTGGGTGGTTGTTAAAGTTAGTACAAGTTGCACTTCTCATGTCACAATCACCTAAGCTATGCAGATATCCCCCAGGTATCCTTTCTTTGTTGTTAAATATGTGTAGCCACAGTGACACAAACAATGACCTTTGAAGTAATTCTTAAAATGTGAAGGGCAAGGAAGTAGCTTTAATGATCTGTCTAATATAGCAAAGTGTTCTCTAAATGCCATgcatgaaaatgaaacatttgcAATGTAGGATTAGGAAGATTTATAATATGTGGTACTGAATGACTGTAGTATGGTCATGGTCAGGACCAAATACACTCTGATATGTGTAAGAATTATGATGTTTTTAGGAGTAAACAATGCAACACAATCATCATTGTCATAAAATAGATCCAGTGCCATaggttttaacttttttctgtCTGGGCTTTCTTTTAGAGAGATTACAAAATTTGTTGCTATATAATATTTTAAGACTTGCTCTGCTTTTGGACATGTAGCAAACTGCTTAGAAGTAATCTGTGAACTTGAGAATTCATTCAGTGTTCAACCACCAGTTCAGCATAAATCCATTTGTCTTCATAGGCGTAACCTGAGAACAAGTGTTTTAATTGTTCAACAAAATACAAATATCAAGATTGAAGTGCCACATAACAAAGTTAGTTTCCTATCATAGAAATTGCTGAGAAATAGATGCATTAGGGAACAGGTTATCTCATTCTGAGACACAAATCTAAGGTCCATCATATGGCTTGAACTCCATTCTGTTTGTTCTAAGGGTAGAGTCAGTCAAGAAAAACTTTTGTCTCAAAGTAAGAGAGTGGAGTGACATCATGTCTCATTAAACTGTTGCACAGGTAGCAGGTCACGTCCTCcatgtagggaaaaaaatccaagagtCATGAGGCTGAGAATCTGGAAGGTGAAGGCAGATGTCAGACAAAGATCCTCCAGGAAGCAAGAACAATTGGAAGGCAGGGAGAAGAGCTATGTGAGGACAGGTGATGACATCTGTGATAACTAATTCTTCAAAATAGCTGGCCTAGAGATATGAaaggttcaggaaaaaaagtgtgAGGCAGCCCATGTTGCAAAGTGAGTGGATTAGGGGTAGCTAAGAAGAATTTCTTGAGGTTTTGACACAAGGAAAGATCCTAAATCTTGAGTAAATTGCCCACCACACAGTATAAGGGGGGTAACTCTAAGGGCAACACAAAGGAGACTCCAAAACACAGAGGACCTGTGATCCCAAACAAGCATATCAGAAGAAGTGACTACTCTtagggaaataaaaatctttccttgacttttttttttttttcttttcctacttATGTACTGCTCTGCCCCATAAAGGAAGGGTAAAAGGAAAGCAAGTAAGTGGAGTACAAGCACAAGCACAAAAGGGTTCATGTACCTCATTAGAGTTACCAGCAGATTGATTAGAACTTTCACTagaaaatgagagaagaaaGACAATTTCGCTGATTTTCTGATTTAGATCAAAGATGAGAACCATCTCCAGGTTTGGACAACTCTGCTATAAAGTTCTTGAGGGCTATGGTACAGAgctctttcattttctcctgtttgAGTTATTTAATTATCATGGCCAAGAAAATAACTGGTGAAATACTCAGCTTTGTTGGTGGTGACTGAGAATTCTGTATTGCAagtctttgggtttttttccaaattaggTTATATTCAAGAATGACCAAGGAACACTTTTTAGTGAATTAGATCCACTACGTCCATTTCCAGATCAAGACAGTATTTTTGGAGAACCCTACTTTGATATTCTCAGTCTTTGATATCATCTGCAGGTCTGGGAAGTTCACTCCCATGAGGTGATGCTTGGGTGCACAGAGCCAAGGAGCCAGGAACCTGAGTGCAGAAACGGGGAAGTAAAAACTATTGCAGAGGAATTTTTTGGTGTGTAAGCAGCATTTGGGGTACTTGCCATCTATTTCTTTTGAGGATATGTGCCCTGAAATTTTGTACTACAGTTGTGAACCAGGTGAGGATGCTGGATGATTCCCAGTGTTTTGAACCTTTTCCTCAGAATGGAAGAGGTTTTTGACAAGTCTGACACTGAGAAATCTCACTAATGGAGTCTGAGTTTGATACTGTGTAAGAAGAAAGGCTAGTGATGACAGCTGGAAAGATGGGGTGATATTGTCCTCATTAAGGTCAGTAATGTCTCTCAATTATTTCAGTGGAATGAGGATTTCAGCATGGGGCCAGAAGTTGTCAATAGCTAAAATCTAAAATACTCAAGTCCCTTTTGTCTTGAACATTTCAGTAACTAATGTTTTTACTGTCTTAAAATTTGTATATATGCAGTGTCAACCCATTCTGCATAATGTAAATTTAAGCGCTGTAGGATTTTCCAATATTTCTACAACACAGGAGCGATAATCTACAAGATGTGCCCACCCCTGTGCAGAGGCCAGCACAAGATTTATGTATTGCTTGAGAAACTGTGATAGATGCTACTAAAGTTCATCCTTTTCAAAGGACTCAAGGAATTTTTCAAGGGAACTTTCTTGCCTGTACAGTAGATCTGTGCAGCTTTGGAGTAGTATTTAAGTAGGACTTATATAATACAGAGACCTGTGTGGGACCCCTGCACAACAGAGAATGTCACCTGCAATATATTTAGTTCTTATCCTTAGTAAAGTGTTTTCAGAGGAAAGACATTTGTTGGCAGTGTCTGGCTCCTGGGTAGGCTCTCAACACAAATATAAATTTCACCCCACACTGAAAATTTCTTTAGTGGTCTCTGCATAAG from Poecile atricapillus isolate bPoeAtr1 chromosome Z, bPoeAtr1.hap1, whole genome shotgun sequence encodes:
- the LOC131573780 gene encoding probable G-protein coupled receptor 85 — protein: MANYSHAADNILQNLSPLTAFLKLTSLGFIIGVSVVGNLLISILLVKDKTLHRAPYYFLLDLCCSDILRSAICFPFVFTSVKNGSTWTYGTLTCKVIAFLGVLSCFHTAFMLFCISVTRYLAIAHHRFYTKRLTFWTCLAVICMVWTLSVAMAFPPVLDVGTYSFIREEDQCTFQHRSFRANDSLGFMLLLALILLATQLVYLKLIFFVHDRRKMKPVQFVAAVSQNWTFHGPGASGQAAANWLAGFGRGPTPPTLLGIRQNANTTGRRRLLVLDEFKMEKRISRMFYIMTFLFLTLWGPYLVACYWRVFARGPVVPGGFLTAAVWMSFAQAGINPFVCIFSNRELRRCFSTTLLYCRKSRLPREPYCVI